AATGGAATTTGTATTGCTGCACTTTCGGAGTCTGAGCTACAAGCAACACTTGATCCCCTTCCAAATGTGATCGGCGAAGAGAGATCCCCTTCCAACACTTGATGAGCTGGAATGAAGAGACTATCTGTCAAGAACAAGATCAAACTGGAAGTTTAAATAGCTGATGAAGCTTCCGGTGAGTGAGAGATCCATCCAGTTGAAATATTCAATTCAAGAACCTTGCCAGCATCAGAAATGCTTCCCTAGTTGAGGGATCCGTTGCAGGCCAGTAATGCAAGAAGGCTATCAAGTCATCCATGCATCTCCAGCAGTCTGTGGTTTTATTTTGGATGTCCTCCTGTACGGTACGCTGCTGCATTAGGTACTTGAATTAATGAAAGGAACTagtagaagaaaaaagaaatagagaaTTGGAGCATTGATACCAGACAATTTACGGGCAAAAACTTGGCAGTACAGTTCCAATATCTGTTTAAAAGTCAGATGCTCTTTCTATAAAACGAAGAGCACCTATGTAGGCTGCAAAACATGAAGTAGGTGAAATTAATAGCATTGAACTGATTGAACATATACAAATAGAACATCAAAGAAAATATATCTAACCTGAAAATTCGATCCTTATTTTGCTTCTGAGACGGGCCAACTTTAACCGATCAGAGCGCCTATCTATCATTAATTTTAGATCATTATTTCCCATATCCATCTGTTGGTGTTGAATTTGCTTCACAGAAGTCACAACAGACGCACGGCAGCCTTCGAGCTCAATCATGTCAAGAGTGAGGGCTTCCCCTAAACAAGAAGGGACCTCTTCCAGCGATTCACAAGAACTCAAAACCAATTTCTCAAGACAGCAAAAATTATCAGAAGAGGCGGTCCACCATCGAAAGTCCAACTCTGACAATTCCAAGAATCGGAGGTTTTGGAACTCCCCTTCTTTCATTTCCCACTTTTCCCCCACAAAGGAATCACAGCCTAATTTAAGGACTTCAAGGTTGGGCAGCTttccaattgctgaaattttacTCCATGGCTGACGATTATTTGAGAGAGTcaactttctcaaattcaatGGGAATTCAAACTCATATCCTTTAAAACTGCTCATCTTAAGTGATTCTAGTCGACTCAAGTGCTCCAGCACGAGAATACCATCGTGCACTCCGTCATGGACATCCACGCATTTTAGCCTGCGGATGCTCGGAATCTTTGTCAGTGTCTTTTGCAAGCTTTGAGGAGAGGAATCAATTGCAAGGGTTAAAGTGTCTAAATGTATTAAATCTGGTGAGCCTTCAAGATTGTCGATGGGAAATTCGAAACCACTTCCATTAGATGATACGACAAGATGCCTCAATGTTTTAATGTTCCAGATAGTGTTTGGTAACAAAATGCACCCTCCACGGGGTTTTATTATGACAAATGTTTCTAATCTCGAGAGCTTGGCTATTGCAGATGGGATACCAGCTTTACTGTCCAATCTAATGTTCAAGTACCTCAAGTGAACAAAGAATACTACTACTTCCTCTGAAAAAAAAGCCAAATTGTAACCCAAATCCAACACTCTAATAAGTTTAGATGATAGAAGTTTGAACCAAATTTCACCCAGTTCCGCTTCCTCATAAACATCAAAGAAGAGCAAAGAacgcaaattggggaaaaataGCATTGACTTTTTGAGTCCCTGACTCGTAGTAGGGTAAATAGCTAGTCGGTGGGGGTTACACTGTCCAATAAAAGTAAGATGATCATCCCCATGTGAAATTTGTAGAAAACTTTCTTCTCTTGCTTTTGCCACACAAAACTCACGTACCAAATCATGAACTCGGCAAACTTTGATCCCACCTAAAGATCTTTGTTTGGTAGCCATAACTAGACTTCTCCCAATCAAATCCATCAAATAGTCATCCGCCACGTCCTCTAAACTCTTTCCTTCAGTTTTTTGCACGAATCCTTCAGCCATCCAAAGCCATAACAACTTTCTGACAGGAATGTCTTTATCTTCTTGAGATGCACCAAAATAAAGAAGGCATGGCTTCAAATAATCTGGTAAATAATTGTAACTGTGCTCAATTGTCTTCATGCAGTGCTCATCGTCAGCAAAAATGCTAGACCTTAGACGTCTTGCAACTTCTTCCCAGCAATCTTGCTCAGTAGTAGCGAGAATTCCAGCAACGAGGACAATGGTGAGAGGTAGGCCCTTGCAGTCTTTTGCTACGTGCTGTACAACTTCCCTTAATGCTGGAGGACAATAATCTTCTTTGGCAAATAGCTTCTTCTGCAGCAATTCAAAACTCTCCTTATCGGTAAGTGGGCGAAGATGGTGGGGCTGGCTATCAGGTTTAATTTGCAATGATAAATTCTGAAATCTGCTGGTTAAGAGTATCCTGCTTCCATTGCAGTCATCTGGGAATGAGTGTTTCAACAAATTCCACCCTTCAATATCCCAAACATCATCCAAAACAATGACATACCTCTTCCTTTTCAAACGCTGATACAACGTTTGagccaaatcatcttcattcatCTCATGCCATTGATCATCACGCTGATACAACATTTGAGCCAAATCATCCTTATTCATCTCAtgccattgatcatcttcattCATCTCATGGCATTGGTCAGAACTGTTAGAATCAATAACACTCAAAATCTGCAGTAACAAATTGTGCTTGCTATATACTTGAGAAACAGTACACCAAGCAAGAATTTGGAAGTGGAACTTTATTGAAGTATCACCATACACATTATTGGCTAAAGTTGTCTTACCAAGCCCAGGCATACCTACGATGGCAACAACATCCAACTGGCTTGATCCTCTCGTAAGTCTATCAATTATACTTTCTACCTCATCATCGAGACCTACCAGAGCTTCATTAAACGTTGGAGCAGTAACTTGTGCCGGCATGTGAATGGTAATCTTGGTTAGCCTCTGGGTTTCAACATCATATCTTATGCTATCATAGATCTCTTCAGCCTCTATCTTCACAAGCTTGATATCTCTAGCAATAGCATCCAAACAATGTTCATGTTGATCACCAGCCAGTGCAAAGTCAACTTCTAGTTCTACACTGTAAGCAACCTTCATGACACGACTCCAAAGAGCTTGGAGTTTTTCATTTCGTTTGCGCTGCTCTACAACATTTCCTAGAAAAGATCTTAAGAAGACAAGATCTTCTAGGATGGTGCGTATTTGATCGTTTGGGAAAGCAATTGAAGCAGCTGTAGAGCTTGCTAGTTCCTTGAGAGTTTCTAGAAGAGAATCAAGAGAGCCGAGTTCATTAGTCCTAGGGAAAGtaagtgatgatgatgatggtgcTGAATAAATGTGTCCAACTTCAGCAATGATCAACTTGAGCACTTCGAGCAGATGAGAAAGTGCCAGATCTGTTTCTTTGTGCAAGCCTTCTTTCATTTCGTTCACAGAAAGGGAGACAATCACAATACCTGCATCAGAGACCACAAATCCAATTAGATCCTTCATTTCATCATTTAGCTCATCGAACTTCTCCTGCTGCCCGCTAAGAAAGATAACCAGGAATCTTAGTCCCTGGTGGAGTTTTAACATTTGATCCTTCACTGGAACTAGGAAACTTGTATAAGATTCTAATAGCTCCATAAGACTCTGCAGGAGATGATCAATAAATTCAGTCACAAGATGCTTATTCTCCTTCATAGTGAAAGTGTAGGACGATCTTGATAACTTGGAAGCTGCCAAGACATTGATATACATTTCTCGGACCTGGGGGTCAATGGGATCAATCTTCTTGTGTATCAgttcgaaaatttcaggtttcaTCTCATTGTGAACTTGTTCATTATTTATCTGAAACCAGTATCTACACATCAGGCTTGCAGCATTGACAGCCGCAACTTCGACGTGGACCAACAGATCTTTTGATTGCTGAACCTCACAACCTTGAAGTGTGGCAAAACCAATGAAACTCTTCAAGAACATTAGCTTcttttcaagaattttcagTACAATTCTCTGAGCTTCGTCAACTTCATCTTCTACGCGGCAAAGATGCCTCAGATTCTCTGAAATGGAGTCAATAAAATCCATAGCTAGTTGTGAATCTCCCAGCGAGTAGTAGAGCAACCAACTGGTGATGTTGAATTCCTCGATATCAGTTTCAGAAAAACACCTCATATTTTCCTCGATTTTGGCGAGCTCACAATTGATATGACTAAGATCTGACGCACCTTGTTTAAATCTGAAAAAAGCAGAGTCAAGTCCCAGCAGTATCCCCATAACCAGATCTTGAATCCTGAACGAAATACTGCTAGGTCTCAATCTGTCAGACTTGGCATCACCCCTGTTCTCCTTATCATATCCCAAACACGTACCCTGGTTGCTCCTCCTCCTACACTTTGTTACATACAGATGAAAGGTTTTCAATAGACGTATCCCCACCTTCAGCTTCCGGCTATGAGAACATAACTGCCGGATATCAGAATCAAACTGCCAGTTCACCtttttggtaaaattcccttcaAGCCGGCCCAGATAATCTAAAGCAGAGTCGAAGCAACTAGTGCTACTGCTGGAGGAGATGTTCATCATGGTATCTGCTTTTCACTCTGATGTTTGATTTCTGTCTGTTGTAGCTATTGATATTCAAGATCTGCAACTTTCTTATGATCTAAGAACAGGAAGAACAGCAGTCACACATTGCCGTCAAGGATCAAgactattttttttcaatatatcTGTGTGCGTGTGGTATGTCTGGTTGAAGTACATCGCAAGACTTTTCCTTCTTCGCGGTGAAACAGAAACTTTTCAAGGGAAGATTGTACCAACAGGCATATGCTGTTGGTGACCCGCCATACCAATGAGCTTCTGCCATGTCAATATGGCGGGCCTAAAGAACCAAAGTGGAGAAGGGTTGTCCCATGTAGGTAGCAGAGTGCAATTATTGCTCGCTTTAATTTGTGACAAGCATGCTATATGAGCAGGACTAGACTTGTTTTCAGCATTACAATATTCAATCAAATCTAAGTATTCAATCAATGTGTGGCACAAAAAATGAACACTTCAGATTACCATGgggtgggttttttttttttttgttgacaaATTACACTTTAGCCCCATAGGTTTAATATTTTTGTACATAACCctcttatagttttaaaaactatgTATAACCTTTTCATGGTTTGAATTAAGTTGTCAAAATGACGGAAATGGTCATTCGTAACGGAATCTttaaaaatgttgaaattacctttgtttaaaaattaaattggCTGAAATTACCAAAATATATAGACATAATATACATGAAACTAATCTCATatgattttatgttttaccaCATAAACCTCTTATAGTTTTCAAGATATACACATAACTCTcctgtggttaataaataattttcaactttatattgggatatttttgacattttaggtgatttCATTATGGATTATAAATTCTgttattttgacactttaatctaaATTATGAGGGGATTATGTACAATTTTTGAAATCATAAAAagattatataaaaaaatgttAAATCATAGAGATAAAATATAATATGACCTTGGGTGGTGGGTGTTGTTCAAAGTACAGGGTAAAGACAACATGAAAATGGGCACCAGAGATCAACTTGGCTTTCATTTAAAGCTTTCCAACCAAAGATCCTGCTTTGGAAAGCCCAATTTCTGTGATCCTTTGCAGCCATCAGACAATTTCCTTCTACATGAATTTTTAGATCTATTATATCtgttaaattataaattcattatTTTTAGTATATGTTTAAACTACTATTAAAATAGTAATTCattaataaaatttgatttttataaaaaaacatacccaaattggaaaaaaaacccaaatttgaaaaataataataaaaaaatacctGAAAGTTCCATGAATTGGGAATACGTGTAAAGTGAGGAAAAAGATGCTTTCTTTTGATATGTCACTTTTTTAGTTACCTGGACTGACACACATTAACTTCAACATGGTGGTTGCGATTCCAACTGCGCAGATGTTAAGTCAGCTGCGGCCCCTTGGTCTGGTATCCCTGGCCAGGCTCTGGATTTTTATCACAAGTGCTACTTCATTATGGGCTTGGACCTGGGAGACTAAGACGATTGGAGATCAGAAAAATCCGAGATTATGCAACAGATTATGCATCTTGTACACATTATCGTAAATGTATTGCAAGATAGAAGTGTAATTAACGAGCATTGCTGTAGGCTCTAACACAtcaccaagaaaataaaatgtgtATTGTATGTACATCTTCCAAAATTTAGATTTGGGgctaaatcaatttgaaaaaaCATCTAAATACAGGTGTGTAATAATTATGATTATACAGACTCACATACTaagttatatataatttaaatgtATTAACGAGTACTTCTGaccatttgaaaatttcaaaatttttacatCTTTCTTATGATCTACAACTTTTTTATTATCTAAAAATAGTAATACGTCGCGGttgagacttttttttttctttgtttttttgtgCGTACATATTGTGGGAAAGGctttttttgcccttttgcaTGTGTGGTGAGGAAAGATGGTGGGGGCATGATAGTGATAAAATCGCaagactttttctttttccacttGAAACTTTTATCGAGGGAAGATGCTTCTGGTGACCCCAATACAATACAAATGAACCTCTGCCATGTAAGTTTGGAGGGCCTAAGGATCAAAACTGGGTAGAAGACTGAGGCTTGGACCTGCAGAATGCTAAATAGCAGTTTgctcttgaaattttcctttgcATACTTGTGTAATTACAGGTCGCTCTATTATGGAACAAGCATGCTAAGCTGTATCAGTAGgcttagatttgtttttctcaTAATGAACCTCAGAAGCATAATCATATGTTGCTGCAAATTCGCGAAAATTTGTTGGCTGACTATACGAGTATATGATGCGTATTGAGTAAATCAATCCCAGAAATTCTAAtgaagaaatgattgaaaaCTAGAGATGCATTCAACTGAGGGCCTGATGGCTTTGTAATTTGCAGTGATGACACATTCACAACAAATATCTTTTATCACAACCTGACTTTGAAGTTAGTAGTGATTATGTTTTCTCTGTAAACATATGTATTTTTTTGGGTGGAAAAACACAGAAAATTTGAACAAGCAATTAGAGATGCAATGTATTTATGGAGTGAATTATTGAGCCAGTTCTAGCTCACCATTCCTTTGCTAATGGaaagtttctttttttgttcaaaGAGAACTAAGAAAATTGAATTTTGATCACAGGATGATCTTTTACTAACACACTCACTAGTTACTGCTTACACTTCTCAACATAAGTAGATAAAGAGCGAAGAGCTCTAATGACCTGGATGGTTTTCGTCGTCCTCTCACGTGCCGCGCATGTGGGTTGAGAACATTGTGATCTTCGCGTATTGCTCGCCTCTTCTCCTCTGCCAGTATCCCATGTGCCTCCTTCTGCGTTGTCTGCCGTGTTCATAAACTTGTTTCTCTATCTGGTACTATCACATGTCTCTTCTTATCGCTGccttctctctctccttttttttggaCAATGCTGCTCTGTTGCTTATCCGCCTGTTCTGAGCCCTGGTTCAACAGCCTGCTGAGATATCCAGTTCTCTTCATTCGTTGTTGTTTAGCCTTCACTGCTCCCAAGTACGGAATCAGCCACCTCTGGTATGGTCGCCGCTCGTTAGTTAACTTAACTGAGCTTAGTCTGTGGCTTTGGGGTTTGCTCTTCCTCCGTTGTGGGTTTTCTTCCTTTCCGGTGCAATGCAGGCTTTGCCGTGAGCTTTGTGCTTGATCTTTAGCCTGAAAAttgttctttctttcccttcccGAGCCGCACAAGCCCCATCGAGCCTCTATCTCTCGCGTGCTCTGGGTTTCAGTGGTGCAGATCAGTTGTCATCCGTTcgtttctcctcctcctcctccgttGTAAGCCTTCTTGTTCTTCCTTTACGGTTAGTTGCGGTCTTCTGTGCGAATTTTCcctgtaaattttttttttggattttttgttCTTGGGTCCTTTAGGTCCTCTAGATCTACTATTTTGCACTCCGGAAGATTGCAAACTTGCTCTTTTTCGGTGATATGGTTGCTATTTCGGTGATGTGGTTCTTTGGGTCCTTTAGATCTACTGTTTCGCTCTCCGGAAGGCTGCAAACTTGCTCTTTCAGTTATGTggttgtgtgtttttttttctccttattTTTTCTTATCTTATCTTACTTGGTTTGAGAATATCTTCCTGCAAGGTATGTTCCGTTTTGTGTATTTAGAGGACTTGGATTCTGTTCTCTTATAGGTTCTAGCTACATGTGCAATTGTGGGTATTTTGAATCATCCTCTTTCCTTGTGTCTAAGTCCTTTCGGCAAATGAACTGCAAATGTCTGCTATATAGCTTGTGTTCGCCACTGATGCGAACCATCTTCTTGCTCTTTCAATGTTTTTCTCTTTTACTGGTTTGTGGAGTGATTCTTGAGACGGTTTCCTTGCAGGTTTCTTTTACTGGTTTGTGAAGTGATTCTTGAGACTGCTTCCTTACATGCCAAGGAGGTACCATCTTTGACCTTTTTTTCTTCCCCAAACGCATGCCTTCTGTCTTTCCACTCGAATAAGGTGCAATCTTGCCCTTCCTagctttgttttttttattttattttttcttcgaATAAGATGCGATCTTGCCCTTCTtagctttgtttttttttttaattttattctttCTTGAGACTGTTTCCTTGCAGGTTTCTTTTACTGGTTTGTGAAGTGATTCTTGAAACTATTTCCTTACAGGCCAAGGAAGTGCCATCTTTGACCCTTTTTCCTCCCTGAATGCATGCCTTCTGTTTTTCCTCTCGAATAAGGTACGATCTTGCCTTTCCTagctttgttttttttattttattttttctctccGCATTCcgcagtttttttttctttcctggTTGTTCTAAGGTTGTTCTAGTGTCTGCTCTACATGGGTTTGCTGCTGGTCTGCGCTCCTGAAAGCTCCAGTTGTTCCTCCTTACAAGCTCGATGACATGTAGATCATGTGTGTTTTGTCATGTGGTTCTTTTGGTCTGTGGAATGTTGCGTTTTCCCCCCCTTCTGGTCCCCTACCCTTTGCCCAAAAAAATGGCCTCTTTTGTTCATTGTTCTTATTCTCTGTTTTTGGTATGTTGCTGTTGCCTATCTCTACATAATTTGGTTTTCTTTTCATTTAGATAAATTTTGCTTTTTTGTTGCTGCTTGATAAAGTTTTTGTCTTTTTGGATTTTGGTCTAATTGATGAATTGGAGGGAAATCTGTTTTCCTTTTGGCCCTTTTGCTATTATAGTCTGTGAAACTTTATTGGCTTTCTATGTTAAAAGCCAATAAAGTTTAGTACTATATTTCTGAGATTGCAATGTTGTCGACCATTAGATGGTCAGGGACTATATTTCTGAGATTCTTTGATAATGTGGCTATAACATCATGATATTTAGTACTCCGAACACATGTGGATTTACATTTTTTAAATCCGGATATTTCAATAGTTCATGGTTGATTAACTTGATTAACCAAATTAGTTTGTTTCTTGCTGTATTGGGGAACTGCTTTTCCCTTTCAGCTAAAATTAGTTTTGAACTTGcatgtctttttttttgttgctccCTTTTTTTGTGTTGCCGTCAGTTCCAATTCTTACACCTAGGGATCTGCTCCTTTAGATAAGTTTTGCCTCgtgcatttaattttttttcctagctctagatgtttttttttttgcgtttagagaaattttgttgtttttagttg
This is a stretch of genomic DNA from Coffea eugenioides isolate CCC68of unplaced genomic scaffold, Ceug_1.0 ScVebR1_3155;HRSCAF=4315, whole genome shotgun sequence. It encodes these proteins:
- the LOC113757628 gene encoding putative late blight resistance protein homolog R1B-8, which codes for MMNISSSSSTSCFDSALDYLGRLEGNFTKKVNWQFDSDIRQLCSHSRKLKVGIRLLKTFHLYVTKCRRRSNQGTCLGYDKENRGDAKSDRLRPSSISFRIQDLVMGILLGLDSAFFRFKQGASDLSHINCELAKIEENMRCFSETDIEEFNITSWLLYYSLGDSQLAMDFIDSISENLRHLCRVEDEVDEAQRIVLKILEKKLMFLKSFIGFATLQGCEVQQSKDLLVHVEVAAVNAASLMCRYWFQINNEQVHNEMKPEIFELIHKKIDPIDPQVREMYINVLAASKLSRSSYTFTMKENKHLVTEFIDHLLQSLMELLESYTSFLVPVKDQMLKLHQGLRFLVIFLSGQQEKFDELNDEMKDLIGFVVSDAGIVIVSLSVNEMKEGLHKETDLALSHLLEVLKLIIAEVGHIYSAPSSSSLTFPRTNELGSLDSLLETLKELASSTAASIAFPNDQIRTILEDLVFLRSFLGNVVEQRKRNEKLQALWSRVMKVAYSVELEVDFALAGDQHEHCLDAIARDIKLVKIEAEEIYDSIRYDVETQRLTKITIHMPAQVTAPTFNEALVGLDDEVESIIDRLTRGSSQLDVVAIVGMPGLGKTTLANNVYGDTSIKFHFQILAWCTVSQVYSKHNLLLQILSVIDSNSSDQCHEMNEDDQWHEMNKDDLAQMLYQRDDQWHEMNEDDLAQTLYQRLKRKRYVIVLDDVWDIEGWNLLKHSFPDDCNGSRILLTSRFQNLSLQIKPDSQPHHLRPLTDKESFELLQKKLFAKEDYCPPALREVVQHVAKDCKGLPLTIVLVAGILATTEQDCWEEVARRLRSSIFADDEHCMKTIEHSYNYLPDYLKPCLLYFGASQEDKDIPVRKLLWLWMAEGFVQKTEGKSLEDVADDYLMDLIGRSLVMATKQRSLGGIKVCRVHDLVREFCVAKAREESFLQISHGDDHLTFIGQCNPHRLAIYPTTSQGLKKSMLFFPNLRSLLFFDVYEEAELGEIWFKLLSSKLIRVLDLGYNLAFFSEEVVVFFVHLRYLNIRLDSKAGIPSAIAKLSRLETFVIIKPRGGCILLPNTIWNIKTLRHLVVSSNGSGFEFPIDNLEGSPDLIHLDTLTLAIDSSPQSLQKTLTKIPSIRRLKCVDVHDGVHDGILVLEHLSRLESLKMSSFKGYEFEFPLNLRKLTLSNNRQPWSKISAIGKLPNLEVLKLGCDSFVGEKWEMKEGEFQNLRFLELSELDFRWWTASSDNFCCLEKLVLSSCESLEEVPSCLGEALTLDMIELEGCRASVVTSVKQIQHQQMDMGNNDLKLMIDRRSDRLKLARLRSKIRIEFSAYIGALRFIERASDF